A window of the Polypterus senegalus isolate Bchr_013 chromosome 4, ASM1683550v1, whole genome shotgun sequence genome harbors these coding sequences:
- the eri1 gene encoding 3'-5' exoribonuclease 1, whose translation MKMEEQTKSQEVQDENQPPDAPDLGDAGVADKARGNVDGSCDKSKDTCTPARSEFSDPVYKEIAVANGHINRMTKDELRAKLAELKLDTRGVKDVLKKRLKSYYKKQKLMQTALCESSNMDTYYDYICVVDFEATCEENNPADYLHEIIEFPMALINTHTLEIEDVFQEYVRPEVNTQLSDFCIQLTGITQETVDNAGTFPEVLEKVVHWLKQKELGTKYKYTFLTDGSWDMSKFLNIQCRISRIRYPQFAKKWINIRKSYGNFYKVPRTHTKLTTMLEKLGMKYDGRPHCGLDDSKNIARIAIRMLQDGCELRVNEKMHAGQLMSVPSTARLEGAPVPHPPCLRP comes from the exons GATAAGGCACGTGGCAATGTCGATGGATCTTGTGATAAGTCAAAAGACACATGTACTCCAGCTAGAAGCGAGTTCAGTGATCCTGTTTATAAAGAGATAGCTGTGGCTAATGGCCACATCAACAGAATGACTAAAGATGAACTTCGAGCAAAGCTGGCTGAATTAAAGCTTGATACAAG AGGTGTGAAAGATGTTTTGAAGAAGAGGTTGAAAAGTTACTACAAGAAACAAAAACTGATGCAAACAGCTTTGTGTGAAAGCAGCAACATGGACACATATTATGATTATATTTGTGTTGTGGACTTTGAAGCTACTTGTGAAGAGAATAATCCTGCTGACTACCTCCATGAAATTATTGAGTTTCCCATGGCCCTCATAAACACCCACACTCTGGAGATT GAAGATGTATTTCAGGAGTATGTGCGACCAGAAGTTAATACTCAGCTGTCTGATTTCTGTATTCAGCTAACTGGAATCACACAG gaAACTGTGGACAATGCTGGTACATTTCCAGAAGTACTTGAGAAGGTAGTGCACTGGCTTAAACAGAAAGAGTTGGGAACCAAATACAAATATACTTTTTTGACTGATGG GTCTTGGGATATGAGTAAATTCTTAAATATACAATGTCGGATAAGCCGAATCAGATATCCTCAATTTGCCAAAAAATGGATAAACATTCGAAAATCatatggtaacttttacaag GTCCCCAGAACACATACAAAGTTGACAACCATGTTGGAGAAGTTGGGTATGAAGTATGATGGAAGGCCCCACTGTGGCTTAGATGACTCAAAAAACATTGCTCGAATTGCCATCCGAATGCTTCAGGATGGCTGTGAACTGCgtgtgaatgaaaagatgcatgCAGGGCAGCTGATGAGTGTGCCTTCCACTGCCAGGTTAGAGGGTGCTCCGGTACCTCACCCACCCTGTCTCAGGCCCTAG